Proteins encoded by one window of Kribbella flavida DSM 17836:
- a CDS encoding D-alanine--D-alanine ligase family protein — MKVAVISGGASPEHDVSLASGQGIARAAAELGHTVLCLVIEPDGTWRDGQHEAIELLQFCDVVVPALHGQGGEDGVIQGFLQQLGVPYVGSGVAASAVGLDKHLTKAVLRAHGLPVAPGITLRGADLADPESVLQRLKEASIDLPVFVKPGNGGSSFGVTRVTDSAELGRAVADAAGLDSQVLVEQEIRGREIDLAVMEFPDGRIEAGPALEIHSDPARPFFDTTAKYAGAGTRFVVPAPLDPALAASLRRTAVEVFQTLGCAGLARVDFFVPADGQPVVNEVNTFPGFTPASQFPRMWAAAGMSYPELVHNLLETARARTAR; from the coding sequence GTGAAGGTCGCGGTGATCAGCGGCGGCGCGAGTCCCGAGCACGACGTCTCGCTGGCCAGCGGTCAGGGCATCGCCCGCGCCGCCGCCGAGCTCGGCCACACCGTGCTGTGCCTGGTGATCGAGCCGGACGGCACGTGGCGGGACGGTCAGCACGAGGCGATCGAGCTGCTCCAGTTCTGCGACGTCGTGGTGCCGGCCCTGCACGGCCAAGGCGGCGAGGACGGCGTCATCCAGGGATTCCTCCAGCAGCTCGGCGTCCCGTACGTCGGCAGCGGCGTGGCGGCGAGCGCGGTCGGCCTCGACAAGCACCTGACCAAAGCGGTCCTGCGCGCCCACGGCCTGCCGGTGGCCCCCGGCATCACGCTGCGCGGCGCCGACCTCGCCGACCCGGAATCCGTGCTGCAGCGGTTGAAGGAAGCAAGCATCGACCTGCCGGTCTTCGTGAAGCCGGGCAACGGTGGATCCAGCTTCGGCGTCACCCGGGTGACGGACTCGGCCGAGCTCGGCCGGGCCGTCGCGGACGCGGCCGGGCTGGACAGCCAGGTCCTGGTCGAGCAGGAGATACGCGGCCGGGAGATCGACCTGGCCGTGATGGAGTTCCCCGACGGCCGGATCGAGGCCGGTCCCGCGCTCGAGATCCACAGCGACCCGGCCCGGCCGTTCTTCGACACCACCGCCAAGTACGCCGGCGCGGGCACCCGGTTCGTCGTACCGGCACCGCTGGATCCCGCGCTTGCGGCGTCGCTGCGGCGGACGGCGGTCGAGGTGTTCCAGACGCTCGGCTGCGCCGGCCTGGCCCGGGTGGACTTCTTCGTCCCGGCCGACGGGCAGCCGGTGGTCAACGAGGTCAACACCTTCCCCGGCTTCACCCCCGCCTCGCAGTTCCCGCGGATGTGGGCAGCGGCCGGGATGTCCTATCCCGAGCTCGTGCACAACCTCCTGGAGACCGCCCGCGCCCGTACCGCGCGGTGA